One genomic region from Sulfurimonas sp. encodes:
- a CDS encoding GGDEF domain-containing protein, with protein MQTKSKLLLIVALMLLALTTATIINISLNFRDYSIKSAMEKSKLAATIVKDGLTAHMINGMMDNRSYFLNQISRGDVVKSLWLVRSENVIKQYGEGMNFETVRDAIDKEVLRSGSSVKKIIEDANEILLRVSIPYKATVNHANTNCLSCHDVKIGDTLGVISMEFDISEMRTSGMFTILKILGINIVFLFIVLFLLNYYISPYIKLFSNLQDGIQKAYGGDFTHRFETSVDGEAKDIVSHMNTLFSKMQDAFGNIKQNLGTIIPQMNMSNDNPLEQSKIIINELSDVYKFKKTIELDATKFDVYMRLVNIIKSKYNIVNFALYEVNNTTNTRKLHYNTNDDILICKEGVKEDASLCRAYRTKSITLSSEFPDLCQSCKKEKENYLCFSFAINGEISLIISIIGKDKEEINDKNTYISRIRHYLEAAKPVISSHILMGKLKDTSRRDSMTGLNNRRFLEEVIERIMSQVGRKKEIYSIMMIDIDFFKKVNDTYGHDVGDMVIVEIAKVLKENIRESDLAIRYGGEEFVIILDNATVEGTLEVARKIHRAFGDLSFDVGAGDAMQKTISIGISMFNEDADTIWKCIKLADTALYVAKTTGRNKIVKYKKEMSEGKDVR; from the coding sequence ATGCAAACAAAGTCAAAACTTCTTCTGATTGTAGCTCTAATGCTACTTGCTCTAACAACTGCAACAATTATCAATATATCTTTAAACTTTCGTGATTACAGCATCAAAAGTGCTATGGAAAAGTCAAAACTTGCCGCTACTATTGTAAAAGATGGACTAACTGCTCATATGATAAATGGCATGATGGACAATAGGTCATACTTTTTAAATCAAATCTCAAGAGGTGATGTAGTAAAATCTTTATGGCTTGTAAGAAGTGAAAATGTCATAAAACAATATGGCGAAGGTATGAACTTTGAAACAGTTAGAGATGCTATAGATAAAGAAGTTCTCAGAAGTGGAAGCAGTGTAAAAAAGATTATAGAAGATGCAAATGAAATTTTACTTAGAGTTTCTATACCTTACAAAGCAACTGTAAATCATGCTAATACAAACTGTTTGAGTTGCCATGATGTCAAGATTGGAGATACTCTAGGTGTTATAAGTATGGAGTTTGATATTAGTGAGATGCGAACAAGTGGTATGTTTACAATACTGAAAATTCTTGGAATAAATATAGTCTTTTTGTTTATTGTTTTATTTCTTTTAAACTACTATATTTCACCGTATATAAAACTTTTTTCAAACCTTCAAGATGGAATACAAAAAGCTTATGGTGGAGATTTTACACATAGATTTGAAACTAGTGTAGATGGAGAAGCTAAAGATATTGTCAGTCATATGAACACGCTATTTTCAAAGATGCAAGATGCTTTTGGAAATATCAAGCAAAATCTAGGAACTATAATCCCTCAAATGAATATGTCAAATGACAACCCGCTAGAACAATCAAAAATTATCATAAATGAGCTATCAGATGTGTATAAATTCAAAAAAACGATAGAACTAGATGCAACAAAATTTGATGTTTATATGCGTTTAGTAAATATTATTAAAAGTAAATACAACATTGTAAATTTTGCACTTTATGAGGTAAACAATACTACAAATACAAGAAAACTTCACTATAACACAAATGATGATATTTTAATTTGTAAAGAAGGAGTGAAAGAAGATGCTTCTTTATGTAGAGCTTATAGAACAAAAAGTATAACTCTCTCTAGTGAGTTTCCTGACCTATGTCAATCATGCAAAAAGGAAAAAGAAAACTATCTATGTTTTTCATTTGCAATCAATGGTGAGATTTCTTTAATCATATCAATTATTGGAAAAGATAAAGAAGAAATCAACGATAAAAATACTTATATCTCAAGAATAAGACACTATCTTGAAGCTGCAAAACCTGTGATTAGTTCTCATATTCTTATGGGAAAATTAAAAGACACATCTCGAAGAGATTCAATGACAGGGCTTAACAATAGAAGATTTTTAGAAGAAGTCATTGAACGAATTATGAGTCAGGTTGGTAGAAAAAAAGAAATTTACTCCATAATGATGATAGATATAGACTTCTTTAAAAAAGTAAATGATACTTATGGACATGATGTTGGCGATATGGTAATTGTTGAAATTGCTAAGGTTCTTAAAGAAAATATTCGTGAATCTGACTTAGCTATACGATATGGTGGAGAAGAGTTTGTTATTATTTTAGATAATGCAACTGTCGAAGGAACTTTAGAGGTTGCAAGAAAAATTCATCGTGCTTTTGGTGATTTGAGTTTTGATGTTGGAGCAGGTGACGCGATGCAAAAAACTATAAGTATTGGTATCTCTATGTTTAATGAAGATGCAGATACTATTTGGAAGTGTATCAAGTTAGCAGATACTGCTCTTTATGTTGCAAAAACAACTGGTAGAAATAAAATAGTTAAGTATAAAAAAGAAATGTCAGAAGGTAAGGATGTTCGTTAG
- the glmS gene encoding glutamine--fructose-6-phosphate transaminase (isomerizing), which translates to MCGIVGYIGEKNTKEILLDGLKELEYRGYDSAGIAVLQNGEFSNYKAIGKLINLEEKTKDFTTEGFAVGIGHTRWATHGKPTELNAHPHLGESSYVVHNGIIENYAELKKELIYSGVKFLSQTDTEVIVHQFEKNLKSSADAFEAFSKTINELDGAYAILLTTKSEPKTIFFAKHGSPMLFGINEEGEKYFASSDTPLIGKAKEVNYFEDGDYGYVRPDEIVILDKDAKQKEAIFSKLSQNKLSAQKDGFRFFMEKEIYEQGDVISDTLMGRLNDDEIIFDELDKDFFASINEIKLCACGTSYHSALTASYLFERYAKIRTSVEIASEFRYREPIMAKDTLFVVISQSGETADTLETLKMAKNAGLRTLVICNVDNSSMVRLADATILTRAGIEKGVASTKAFATQVTIFWMMSLYIAKIKNTLASSEISRQISLLREVPASVKVTDEMHEKLKRLSKRYLHGHGFFFIGRDIFYPLALEGALKLKEISYLHAEGYPSGEMKHGPIALADPELFTIALLPEHLHYEKSKSNVEELSARDSTICAISSKEFDKADDFIAISKCKDYMLEFFEMMVVVQLLSLEISVRLGNDVDMPRNLAKSVTVE; encoded by the coding sequence ATGTGTGGAATTGTTGGATACATAGGCGAAAAAAATACTAAAGAAATTTTACTTGATGGACTCAAAGAGTTAGAGTATAGAGGTTATGACTCTGCAGGTATCGCAGTTTTACAAAATGGGGAATTTTCAAACTACAAGGCCATTGGAAAACTTATAAACCTTGAAGAAAAAACAAAAGATTTTACAACAGAGGGTTTTGCTGTTGGGATTGGTCATACTAGATGGGCAACACATGGAAAACCAACTGAACTAAATGCACATCCCCATCTTGGCGAGAGTTCTTATGTTGTTCATAATGGCATTATAGAAAATTATGCAGAGTTAAAAAAAGAACTTATATATAGTGGAGTAAAATTTTTAAGCCAAACTGACACAGAAGTCATAGTTCATCAGTTTGAAAAAAACTTAAAATCTAGCGCAGATGCTTTTGAAGCTTTTAGTAAAACCATAAATGAGTTAGATGGTGCCTATGCTATTTTACTTACTACAAAGTCCGAACCTAAAACTATCTTTTTTGCAAAACATGGTTCACCTATGCTTTTTGGTATTAATGAAGAAGGTGAAAAATATTTTGCATCTTCTGATACTCCTCTTATTGGTAAAGCAAAAGAAGTAAACTATTTTGAAGATGGTGATTATGGTTATGTTAGACCTGATGAAATTGTAATTTTAGATAAAGATGCAAAACAAAAAGAGGCTATTTTCAGCAAACTTTCTCAAAACAAACTCTCTGCCCAAAAAGATGGATTTAGATTTTTTATGGAAAAAGAGATATATGAACAAGGTGATGTTATCTCAGATACTTTGATGGGACGACTTAACGATGATGAGATTATTTTTGATGAACTTGATAAAGATTTTTTTGCTAGTATTAATGAGATAAAACTTTGCGCTTGTGGAACTTCTTACCATTCAGCATTAACTGCTTCATACCTTTTTGAAAGATACGCAAAAATCAGAACTTCTGTTGAGATAGCAAGTGAATTCAGATACAGAGAGCCCATAATGGCAAAAGATACTCTTTTTGTTGTGATATCACAAAGTGGAGAAACAGCAGACACTTTAGAAACATTGAAAATGGCAAAAAATGCTGGTTTAAGAACTTTAGTTATTTGTAATGTTGACAATTCTTCAATGGTAAGACTAGCAGATGCAACTATTTTAACCCGCGCTGGGATTGAGAAAGGTGTGGCATCTACAAAAGCATTTGCAACTCAAGTTACAATATTTTGGATGATGAGTCTTTATATTGCTAAGATCAAAAACACTCTTGCATCTAGTGAAATTTCAAGACAAATCTCCCTCTTAAGAGAAGTTCCAGCATCTGTTAAAGTAACTGATGAGATGCATGAAAAACTAAAAAGACTCTCAAAACGATACCTTCACGGGCATGGTTTTTTCTTTATTGGCCGAGATATATTCTATCCACTAGCACTTGAAGGAGCATTAAAACTAAAAGAAATTTCATACCTTCATGCTGAAGGTTATCCTTCTGGAGAGATGAAACATGGTCCTATCGCACTTGCGGACCCTGAACTTTTTACTATTGCTCTACTTCCAGAACACTTGCATTATGAAAAATCAAAAAGTAATGTAGAAGAGTTAAGTGCTAGAGATTCTACTATCTGTGCTATTAGTTCAAAAGAGTTTGATAAAGCTGATGATTTTATAGCTATCTCAAAATGTAAAGATTATATGTTAGAGTTTTTTGAGATGATGGTTGTTGTTCAACTGCTTTCTTTAGAGATTTCTGTAAGACTGGGAAATGATGTAGATATGCCACGAAATTTAGCTAAAAGTGTTACGGTAGAGTGA
- a CDS encoding HD domain-containing protein, with translation MENIKEPFIQELHNELSIDEKLLLKIVVLLHDTGKGRKQDHSEVGAKLILPFATKLHLSQALIERAILLVKYHVLMSNVAFKENIYNEKTLYKFMSSVKDIKNLRLLYILTYADINGVSETTYNSFNSKLLHDLYTSALEVSQNSDRITDASKRIAIEKRVKNSKEFKELPKDLQAKLLRVESNLFFFKHTILDLVRIAKKAKNTSDYSYLIHRENSLSIEIYRRVPLNVGYLLATLRHLDVASMEIFTLFDDLKYFKIEFIKNVDGDELKEVQELVKKAFDMKRIVKLKEITIKREEIIIDCEHSLTHAEVKVNTKNQIGLLAYIMDIFEKLDINIVTAKIHSTKHKVRDSFLMEKQNDICNNVDKIYELLTKDSK, from the coding sequence TTGGAAAACATAAAAGAGCCTTTTATTCAAGAGTTACACAATGAACTATCTATTGATGAAAAACTTTTACTAAAAATAGTTGTACTGCTTCATGACACAGGAAAAGGCAGAAAACAAGACCATAGCGAAGTTGGAGCAAAACTTATACTTCCTTTTGCGACTAAACTTCATCTAAGTCAAGCATTGATTGAGCGTGCAATTTTATTGGTTAAGTATCATGTTTTGATGAGTAATGTTGCATTTAAAGAAAATATTTATAACGAAAAAACTCTTTATAAATTTATGTCAAGTGTTAAAGATATAAAAAATTTAAGACTACTTTATATTTTAACTTATGCCGATATAAACGGTGTTAGTGAAACTACATATAACTCATTTAATTCTAAATTACTTCATGATTTATATACAAGTGCTTTAGAAGTTTCACAAAATAGTGACCGAATCACAGATGCTTCTAAGAGAATTGCCATAGAAAAAAGAGTGAAAAATTCTAAAGAATTTAAAGAACTTCCAAAAGATCTTCAAGCAAAACTTCTTCGTGTAGAATCAAATCTCTTTTTCTTTAAACACACGATACTTGACCTTGTAAGAATTGCAAAAAAAGCAAAAAACACCTCAGATTATTCTTACCTTATTCATAGAGAAAACTCTTTAAGTATTGAAATATATAGAAGAGTTCCTCTGAATGTTGGTTATCTTTTAGCAACACTCCGTCATCTTGATGTTGCATCTATGGAGATATTTACACTTTTTGATGATTTAAAATATTTTAAGATAGAGTTTATTAAAAATGTAGATGGAGATGAACTGAAAGAAGTTCAAGAGTTAGTTAAAAAAGCTTTTGACATGAAAAGGATAGTTAAACTAAAAGAGATAACTATCAAAAGAGAAGAAATTATTATTGATTGTGAACATTCACTTACACATGCAGAGGTAAAGGTAAATACTAAAAATCAAATCGGTCTTTTAGCATACATAATGGACATATTTGAGAAACTTGACATAAATATTGTAACAGCAAAAATCCACTCAACTAAACATAAAGTTCGCGATAGCTTCTTAATGGAAAAACAAAATGATATATGCAATAATGTCGATAAAATTTATGAACTACTAACTAAGGACTCAAAATAA